From a single Capsicum annuum cultivar UCD-10X-F1 chromosome 12, UCD10Xv1.1, whole genome shotgun sequence genomic region:
- the LOC107850150 gene encoding polygalacturonase-like, protein MAKLIISCIIVLFFSVLFLFVELSNAATTYNVLSFGAVPNEQTDATQSFLNAWRAACSSVEATTIYVPKGRYLVGAATFRGPCKNRITVRIDGTLVAPSDYWVIGNSGYWLLFIQVNGISVIGGNLDAKGAAFWACRNSNNNCPVGARSITFNWANDVVVSGLLSINSQLTHLVINSCNNVMVRNVRIIAPDQSPNTDGIHVQSSTGVTITGSRIKTGDDCISIGPGTRNLWMEKILCGPGHGVSIGSLGRNYEEDGVQNVTLTYSIFTGSDNGLRIKSWARPSTSFVKNIYYRNIVMKYVDNPIIIDQNYCPNGQDCPGQTSGVKISQVTYKNIEGTSTTEVAMKFDCSPSNPCEGIQIQDIKLTHMNKKAKSFCKNVQGIKKGVILPDSCI, encoded by the exons ATGGCTAAGCTGATAATATCTTGCATTATTGTCCTCTTCTtttctgtattatttttattcGTGGAATTGTCAAATGCAGCAACAACCTACAATGTTTTAAGCTTTGGCGCAGTACCAAATGAGCAAACTGATGCAACTCAGTCATTTCTAAATGCATGGAGAGCTGCATGCAGCTCAGTGGAAGCGACAACCATTTACGTACCCAAGGGGCGTTATCTAGTAGGAGCAGCAACTTTTCGGGGTCCATGTAAAAATAGAATTACTGTAAGGATTGATGGAACCCTTGTGGCACCATCGGATTATTGGGTCATCGGTAACTCCGGCTACTGGCTTTTGTTCATTCAGGTTAATGGGATTTCGGTCATAGGTGGAAATCTTGATGCTAAGGGTGCTGCTTTTTGGGCTTGCCGGAATTCTAATAACAATTGCCCAGTTGGAGCTAGG TCGATAACCTTCAATTGGGCTAATGACGTTGTGGTGAGTGGTTTACTATCAATCAACAGCCAGCTGACACACCTTGTGATCAATAGCTGCAACAACGTGATGGTTCGAAATGTAAGAATAATAGCACCAGACCAGAGCCCAAACACCGATGGCATTCATGTTCAATCATCAACCGGTGTTACCATCACAGGTAGTAGAATCAAAACTGGAGATGACTGTATATCTATTGGTCCTGGCACACGAAATCTTTGGATGGAGAAAATTCTATGTGGACCTGGGCATGGTGTTAG CATTGGAAGTCTAGGGAGGAATTATGAAGAAGATGGTGTCCAGAATGTGACATTGACTTACTCTATATTCACAGGATCTGATAATGGATTAAGAATAAAATCTTGGGCAAGACCCAGCACCAGttttgtcaaaaatatttattatcgTAACATAGTCATGAAGTATGTTGACAATCCAATCATCATTGATCAGAATTATTGCCCCAATGGTCAAGATTGTCCAGGACAG ACCTCTGGTGTAAAGATTAGTCAAGtgacatataaaaatatagaagggACGTCCACAACTGAAGTTGCTATGAAATTTGACTGTAGCCCGAGCAATCCATGTGAAGGAATCCAGATACAAGACATAAAGCTCACTCATATGAACAAAAAGGCAAAATCATTTTGCAAAAACGTCCAAGGAATTAAAAAAGGAGTCATTTTGCCTGATAGTTGTATATGa